The following proteins come from a genomic window of Methanosarcina sp. MTP4:
- a CDS encoding winged helix-turn-helix domain-containing protein produces the protein MKLELLGTLFLSDKRKDLLLLLIERPREIEEIKNTLNGSSSAIMTQIKILIGQGLIVHEGDMYKLSSMGEVIVNKMEPLLNTLNVYEENRDYWQNHNVNSIPSSLLNQIEVLGHCELVEPELDRMYDLPKRIEAELFKSTYLMEVSSYFSPALPSLYLKLIRKGINVSLIITEPVFERFRNEYVELLEEYLNKENANLFVCACNIGLASSTVTDRFLALSFFYKNGIYHNHALMSVEKGSISWGESLFLHYRKNSRQITKSEL, from the coding sequence ATGAAACTGGAATTGTTGGGAACTTTATTCCTATCTGATAAGAGAAAAGATCTTCTGCTACTGTTGATCGAAAGGCCCAGGGAAATCGAAGAGATCAAGAATACTCTTAATGGGAGCTCGAGTGCGATTATGACCCAGATCAAGATCCTGATAGGGCAGGGACTGATCGTTCATGAGGGGGACATGTACAAACTTTCAAGCATGGGGGAAGTGATCGTAAACAAGATGGAGCCCCTCCTGAACACCCTGAACGTATACGAAGAAAACAGGGATTACTGGCAAAACCATAACGTAAATTCCATCCCTTCCTCCCTCCTGAACCAGATCGAAGTTCTGGGGCACTGCGAACTTGTCGAGCCTGAACTGGACCGGATGTACGATCTCCCAAAGCGAATCGAAGCCGAACTCTTTAAATCAACGTACCTGATGGAAGTTTCCTCTTATTTCAGTCCTGCCCTTCCTTCCCTGTATCTCAAACTAATAAGAAAGGGGATCAACGTTTCCTTAATTATTACCGAGCCTGTCTTTGAAAGGTTCAGGAATGAATACGTTGAACTCCTGGAAGAGTACCTCAATAAGGAAAATGCGAATTTGTTCGTATGTGCTTGCAATATAGGGCTTGCCTCGAGCACTGTTACCGACCGCTTTCTTGCCCTTTCCTTTTTTTATAAAAACGGAATATACCACAATCATGCACTGATGAGCGTTGAAAAAGGCTCGATAAGCTGGGGGGAGAGCCTTTTTCTTCATTACAGAAAAAACTCACGGCAAATTACTAAATCGGAACTCTAA
- the mtaA gene encoding methylcobamide:CoM methyltransferase MtaA, which produces MTDYNLRDRFLNVLKGKAVDRAPVLSVTQTGTVSLMEKCGAFWPEAHSNPEKMAALSLAAHEITRLEAVRYPYCVTVLSEAMGCKVSRGTKETQPYVTFPPLGNSGELPEIPYSLLEKGRIPTVLEATALLKNKTEGTLPLIVGIESPAALCSRLLGAGNYLRQLLKSPDYIRECLEINTDACIEYANALFEEGVDAVCVPDGISGPDLLNLEIFDLLIKPAYRRFCKKVKGPKILHMCGDASPFLGTLSECGFEGISVEEKVRDLKSAKKNLGNGICLIGNVSSSSTLLCGSREDVKEEARKALEGGVDILAPGCGIAPMTPLENMKALVEARDEYYGSVFSCFEDCKSKCYESKSYGSGCHESKYRESESYESKCYEPEY; this is translated from the coding sequence ATGACTGATTACAATTTAAGAGATCGTTTCCTGAATGTGTTGAAGGGGAAAGCCGTGGATAGGGCGCCGGTACTTTCCGTTACCCAGACAGGAACTGTTTCTCTTATGGAAAAATGCGGGGCTTTCTGGCCTGAAGCCCACAGCAACCCTGAAAAAATGGCAGCTCTCTCTCTGGCTGCCCATGAAATTACGAGACTGGAGGCTGTAAGGTATCCTTACTGCGTAACAGTACTCTCAGAAGCGATGGGGTGTAAGGTTAGCAGGGGAACAAAGGAGACCCAGCCCTATGTAACATTTCCTCCCCTTGGAAACTCAGGGGAATTGCCGGAAATTCCGTATTCCTTGCTGGAAAAGGGCAGGATCCCTACGGTTCTGGAAGCAACTGCTCTCCTGAAGAATAAAACTGAAGGGACTCTTCCCCTGATCGTGGGAATAGAAAGTCCGGCTGCTCTTTGTTCCAGGCTTCTGGGGGCGGGCAACTACCTGAGACAGCTTCTTAAATCCCCTGACTATATCAGGGAATGCCTGGAAATCAATACTGATGCCTGCATTGAGTATGCAAATGCCCTTTTTGAGGAGGGGGTGGATGCAGTTTGTGTCCCGGACGGCATATCGGGCCCTGACCTTTTGAACCTGGAGATTTTCGACCTTTTAATAAAACCTGCTTACAGGCGTTTTTGTAAGAAGGTAAAAGGGCCCAAAATACTGCATATGTGTGGAGATGCTTCACCTTTTCTTGGGACCCTCTCTGAATGCGGTTTCGAGGGCATTAGTGTTGAAGAAAAGGTCCGGGACCTGAAAAGTGCAAAGAAAAATCTCGGAAATGGGATCTGCCTTATAGGAAACGTTTCCAGTTCTTCGACTCTCCTTTGCGGCAGCCGTGAAGATGTAAAAGAGGAAGCAAGAAAAGCCCTGGAAGGAGGGGTTGATATCCTTGCTCCGGGCTGTGGAATTGCGCCCATGACTCCTCTTGAAAATATGAAGGCACTGGTAGAAGCCAGAGATGAGTATTACGGTTCTGTTTTTTCCTGTTTTGAAGACTGCAAGTCCAAATGTTACGAATCTAAATCTTATGGGTCGGGATGTCATGAATCCAAATATCGTGAATCTGAATCTTATGAATCTAAATGTTACGAACCCGAATACTGA
- a CDS encoding uroporphyrinogen decarboxylase family protein: protein MAIGNENQGADAISEEDIFRQMAEAVVDGDDDIIEELANKVLELNIDPYTAIVEGLTKGMSVVSDMYENGEAFVPNLMVSAGAMYEGLDILSPYLKTDSTNKPSKIIIGTVEGDVHDIGKNLVKTMMTAAGFDMVDLGSDVTLSSFVSSARDQQADAISMSTLMTTTMPGMEKVIEQLKEEGLRDSLLVMVGGAPINADYAEKIGADATKNDASQATEWLTGAIAELPDADLRWSEKQISLNKVKYKEELAKKVTVEAVDIGLESAKAIIEEFESVGVKTKESMTHTDRSLAALADKKVDRLPVYPLACGVLRKFAPVTYKEYATNEEAFVQSAYLGSKYLDLDMFVGLVDLSITSADLGCGIKFPEEDTPSSEGHLEDYEKIEVPEVKEGTRAYELIQATKLGKAKLNSELETPMVGFHEGPLLTLTQLMGASRVLGDINTNPDVVLKAVDKCADYVAEVSRAFFEEDACDALCIDNLWSNNVIMGHDDYWKFDGQFVYDKHVPVFKEYNQPYIVHNCADAVHYDLQISKFGTALYSYAYYPSGKDKGSYSYDELIPKYGETCCMMGEVDPIQFLDNSPEGIQKIRNDTESNLRGAVQTLKENGLQSKYVLSTGCEIPPGAPLDTSKAMVDVVKELGPELQKMMG, encoded by the coding sequence ATGGCAATCGGAAATGAGAATCAAGGAGCGGACGCTATCTCTGAAGAAGATATATTCCGGCAGATGGCTGAAGCAGTTGTTGATGGAGACGACGATATCATAGAAGAACTTGCAAACAAGGTACTTGAGCTTAACATTGACCCATATACCGCAATCGTTGAAGGGCTTACCAAAGGCATGTCCGTTGTAAGTGACATGTATGAGAACGGGGAAGCCTTCGTCCCGAACCTCATGGTTTCCGCAGGTGCGATGTACGAAGGGCTGGATATCCTCTCTCCCTACTTGAAGACTGATTCAACAAACAAGCCTTCGAAGATCATTATCGGGACAGTCGAAGGCGACGTGCACGACATCGGCAAGAACCTTGTCAAGACAATGATGACCGCAGCTGGTTTTGACATGGTCGACCTGGGTTCGGACGTGACCCTCAGCAGTTTTGTAAGCAGCGCAAGGGACCAACAAGCCGATGCTATTTCCATGAGCACACTCATGACAACAACCATGCCCGGCATGGAAAAGGTCATTGAACAGCTCAAGGAAGAAGGGTTAAGGGACTCTCTTCTGGTCATGGTTGGCGGTGCTCCCATCAATGCGGACTATGCGGAAAAAATAGGGGCTGACGCAACAAAAAATGACGCAAGTCAAGCTACCGAATGGTTAACAGGAGCTATTGCCGAACTTCCAGATGCTGATCTGAGATGGAGTGAGAAACAGATCAGCCTTAACAAAGTAAAGTACAAGGAAGAGCTTGCAAAGAAGGTCACGGTCGAAGCCGTGGATATAGGGCTCGAATCTGCAAAGGCTATCATCGAAGAGTTCGAGAGTGTGGGCGTAAAGACAAAGGAATCCATGACGCACACCGACAGGTCTCTCGCTGCCCTTGCTGATAAAAAGGTGGACCGTCTGCCTGTCTATCCTCTGGCATGCGGAGTCCTGAGGAAGTTTGCTCCCGTGACCTACAAGGAGTATGCCACAAACGAGGAGGCTTTCGTCCAGAGCGCTTACCTTGGATCAAAGTACCTGGACCTCGATATGTTTGTTGGGCTGGTCGACCTTTCCATCACCTCGGCGGACCTGGGATGCGGGATCAAGTTCCCTGAAGAAGATACTCCTTCCTCCGAGGGCCACCTTGAAGACTATGAAAAGATCGAGGTCCCCGAAGTCAAAGAAGGGACCCGGGCCTACGAACTGATTCAAGCAACAAAGCTTGGAAAAGCCAAACTGAACAGCGAATTGGAAACTCCGATGGTTGGCTTCCATGAAGGTCCCCTCCTTACCCTGACCCAGCTCATGGGCGCAAGCCGGGTGCTCGGCGATATCAACACCAACCCTGATGTTGTGCTCAAAGCCGTGGACAAATGTGCGGACTACGTAGCCGAAGTCTCCAGGGCTTTCTTTGAGGAAGATGCCTGTGACGCGCTCTGTATCGACAACCTCTGGTCCAACAACGTCATCATGGGACACGACGACTACTGGAAGTTCGACGGGCAGTTTGTGTACGACAAGCACGTCCCGGTCTTCAAGGAATACAACCAGCCTTATATCGTCCACAACTGTGCCGATGCTGTCCACTACGATCTTCAGATTTCTAAGTTCGGGACAGCCCTGTACAGCTATGCCTATTATCCCTCAGGGAAGGATAAGGGCTCCTACAGTTACGACGAACTCATCCCGAAGTACGGGGAAACCTGCTGCATGATGGGTGAAGTGGACCCGATCCAGTTCCTGGACAACTCTCCGGAAGGCATCCAGAAAATTAGAAACGACACGGAAAGCAACCTGAGAGGTGCTGTCCAGACCCTTAAAGAGAACGGTTTACAGTCCAAGTACGTGCTGTCTACTGGCTGTGAAATCCCGCCCGGAGCACCTCTTGACACCTCGAAAGCAATGGTCGATGTAGTCAAGGAACTCGGACCTGAACTCCAGAAGATGATGGGATAA
- a CDS encoding GTP-binding protein encodes MRCIILGGFLGSGKTTTIRKLVETLGRTGEKTAVIVNEIGEIGIDGDTVSTGGVETREITSGCICCTLRISLEQTLRALMQDYHPETVIVEPTGIAFPKQIKDNISAMNIPGISMAPIVNLLDASRFKPEEGLQNFIKYQIEDAEVLCINKVDLIDRVRLLEICVFLREMNPKARIIHFSAREGGKLEELMEILLEGNIKSIKNTTIIKSNKSSKVEISTVERMPAYDRIPVAGRVPVAKKMPLEGKNSVEMSGVSAYSSEFEVFSDSMTLDDAVLVSRQVLESIRGRARDLNPDFTGHIKLSFSHRGTLVRGSVTSAASSPEIEIFKKGSDTGLKIKVFSAVTDVSQKALSEVINEAVAEQLEEGQIEIKKVWQATASSHEH; translated from the coding sequence ATGAGATGTATAATACTGGGAGGCTTCCTTGGAAGCGGAAAAACCACAACTATCAGGAAACTTGTGGAGACTCTGGGAAGAACGGGTGAAAAAACGGCGGTAATCGTGAATGAAATCGGGGAAATCGGGATTGACGGGGATACGGTTTCTACCGGTGGGGTAGAGACCCGGGAAATTACCAGTGGATGCATTTGTTGCACTCTTAGGATCAGCTTGGAACAAACCCTGAGAGCCCTGATGCAAGACTACCACCCTGAAACAGTGATTGTCGAGCCCACGGGAATTGCTTTCCCTAAACAGATAAAAGACAACATTTCAGCCATGAATATCCCGGGGATTTCCATGGCTCCCATAGTGAACCTCCTTGATGCAAGCCGGTTTAAGCCTGAAGAAGGTCTCCAGAATTTCATTAAATATCAGATCGAGGACGCAGAAGTACTCTGCATCAACAAGGTCGACCTTATAGACCGGGTGCGCCTTCTGGAGATCTGTGTTTTCCTGCGTGAAATGAACCCGAAAGCCCGGATAATTCATTTTTCTGCCAGGGAAGGCGGGAAGCTCGAAGAGCTTATGGAAATACTGCTTGAAGGAAATATCAAAAGCATCAAAAATACCACAATCATCAAAAGTAACAAAAGCAGTAAAGTGGAAATCTCTACAGTAGAAAGAATGCCTGCATATGACAGGATTCCAGTAGCTGGCAGGGTCCCAGTAGCCAAAAAAATGCCCCTGGAAGGGAAAAACTCGGTTGAAATGTCCGGAGTCTCGGCGTATTCCTCGGAGTTTGAAGTTTTTTCCGACAGCATGACCCTCGATGATGCGGTACTCGTTTCCAGGCAGGTTTTGGAAAGTATAAGGGGCAGGGCCAGGGACCTGAATCCCGACTTCACGGGACACATAAAGCTTTCCTTCAGTCACCGGGGCACCCTTGTCCGGGGCAGTGTGACTTCTGCTGCCTCAAGCCCTGAAATCGAGATTTTCAAAAAGGGAAGTGATACAGGCTTGAAAATTAAGGTATTTTCCGCTGTTACGGATGTGTCCCAGAAAGCGCTGAGTGAAGTCATTAATGAAGCTGTAGCCGAACAGCTTGAAGAGGGGCAGATTGAAATCAAAAAGGTCTGGCAGGCAACTGCCAGTTCTCACGAACATTGA
- the rbcL gene encoding type III ribulose-bisphosphate carboxylase yields the protein MNKFLFTFRYFLQSELHFYHIGEELTLYKQGDKIMRRDYVDPGYSPKDTDLICEFHIEPAAGVSFEEASTHMAGESSIDSWTEISTLSPELAAKLKPHVFYLDEGTKSVRVAYSEELFELGSVPQVLSAVAGNIFSMKIVDNLRLQDISFPKSMLREFKGPNFGLSGIRDIVGIKNRPLIGTIVKPKVGLTSEMHAEVAYNAFAGGCDLVKDDENLTDQKFNRFEKRAELTLKLAEKAEVETGERKMYLCNITAPTCEEMIRRLHVLKDLGASYAMIDIVPTGWTALQTLREAAEDEGLALHAHRCMHSAFTRNPRHGVSMLLVAKLCRLIGLDQLHIGTVVGKMHGDKDEVLSIRDECVLETVLADPGQSVLAQDWEGIKPMFPVASGGLAPTMIPDLYSIFGKDVIMQFGGGIHAHPMGTAPGATACRQALEASMEGFTLEEYAKDRKELGAALEKWA from the coding sequence ATGAACAAATTTTTATTTACGTTCAGATACTTCCTTCAATCAGAACTTCATTTTTATCATATAGGAGAAGAATTAACTCTATACAAACAAGGAGATAAAATAATGCGCAGGGACTACGTAGACCCGGGCTACAGCCCGAAAGACACAGATCTGATCTGTGAATTCCACATTGAACCGGCAGCAGGAGTAAGTTTTGAGGAAGCTTCCACCCATATGGCGGGGGAAAGTTCCATCGATTCCTGGACTGAAATTTCTACCCTGAGCCCCGAGCTTGCGGCAAAACTGAAACCCCATGTCTTTTATCTGGACGAGGGGACAAAATCGGTTCGAGTGGCTTATTCTGAAGAGCTCTTTGAACTCGGGTCCGTCCCCCAGGTTCTTAGTGCGGTGGCAGGCAACATTTTCAGCATGAAGATTGTGGATAACCTGCGCCTGCAGGATATCAGCTTCCCGAAATCCATGCTCCGGGAGTTCAAGGGGCCGAACTTCGGGCTTTCCGGGATCCGGGATATCGTAGGGATTAAAAATAGGCCCCTGATCGGGACAATCGTCAAGCCGAAAGTAGGCCTGACCTCGGAAATGCATGCGGAAGTGGCATACAATGCTTTTGCAGGGGGCTGTGACCTTGTAAAGGATGACGAGAACCTTACCGACCAGAAGTTCAATAGGTTTGAAAAGAGGGCCGAACTCACCCTGAAACTTGCGGAAAAGGCGGAAGTCGAGACCGGGGAACGGAAGATGTACCTGTGCAACATCACGGCTCCTACCTGTGAAGAAATGATCCGGCGCCTGCATGTGCTAAAAGACCTCGGAGCAAGTTACGCCATGATCGACATCGTGCCCACGGGCTGGACAGCCCTCCAGACTCTCCGGGAAGCAGCTGAAGACGAAGGCCTGGCGCTCCACGCCCACCGCTGCATGCACTCGGCATTCACAAGGAACCCCAGGCACGGGGTCAGCATGTTGCTAGTAGCTAAACTCTGTCGGCTGATCGGGCTTGACCAGCTCCATATAGGTACTGTCGTCGGGAAGATGCACGGGGATAAAGACGAAGTCCTTTCGATTAGGGACGAGTGTGTACTCGAGACCGTGCTCGCAGATCCCGGACAGAGTGTCCTTGCCCAGGACTGGGAAGGAATCAAACCTATGTTCCCGGTAGCCTCGGGAGGGCTTGCCCCAACCATGATCCCGGACCTCTACTCCATCTTCGGAAAAGACGTTATCATGCAGTTTGGCGGCGGAATCCATGCCCATCCTATGGGAACTGCACCTGGAGCAACTGCCTGCAGGCAGGCGCTTGAAGCCAGCATGGAAGGTTTCACCCTGGAAGAATATGCGAAGGACCGGAAAGAACTCGGGGCTGCCCTTGAAAAATGGGCCTGA